In Cyprinus carpio isolate SPL01 chromosome A5, ASM1834038v1, whole genome shotgun sequence, the sequence tttttggcagatattgttttcttcttttaagcTTAAACacttaatttgatttaagaaacctttagtaaaaaaaaaaaaaataaataaaaaaaacacgtaAGAAAATCACTTTTTGTGATTGGAGGGTGAAAGGTAGACACACatcttacataaaaaataatgtgtttaaaggTTAACCTGACTTTAGAGACAACAAAAGCGCAGAGATCTTGACAGTCTTATGTCCAAACATGGAGAGAGTCAGTGTACTGTACACATTTCCAGctgtttgctctctctctcacacacacacacgcacgcacacacacacacacacacacacgcatgcgcacacacacacacacacacacacacacacacacacacacacacacacaaagcccaCCATCACACATGCTCCATTCACTGTAAATTACACTGCTGCAAACTGAGACGCTCAACACAATATGCGTGTTACTGCACACACACTAGGTGCTTTAAAAGGAGTCCTTCAGTATGTTTTATTTCCTGAATATGCTGTTTCTCGGTACTTGCACCCAGTCATCTccctccatctgtctctctgtatctGTCTATTTGTCTTGTTGCTCCTCTAGTCTGCCTCTGTCCATCTATTTGTCTCCTTTTGCCTCCTTCCTTTTCTTGTCATTTTcaagctctttctttctctctctttagttCACCTTGAGatgtctctctttctcagtcCCTATGTGTTTTTCATCATCCCCCATTTCCACACTCCTGGTATGTAGGTTTGTTCCTTCCTGTGCCCTTGGTACGCCcacttgctctctttctctctcattccagGCTCTACTCTTTCCTCTCTTTCCCAATATTCCATCAATCATTTCTCCCTcctttttgctctctctctctctctcgctctctctctctggtatAGTGCAGAGTGCTGAGTGGTtcactatgtggttgctatagtAATGGCAGCAGGGAGTGGGGGGATGTGCTGCTAATTTAAAGACCAACCAGGGCCTTTGGCCATTGATACAGTGCAAAGAgctaatgttagtttttttttttcatatcctacagtaattattattaagtgttaTATAAAGGTTACACTGTTAAAACCAAGAAACATCTCTTGCTGTTATACTACAATAAAGTGTAGTTGAGCAAGAGTCATAACTGTCCTACTTAGCTCAGCACAAATGTTCACCATATGTCCATCAAAACCAGTGCTAACCATCCTAGACAGCAATGAGCTAACATAGCTTCTGATTCAGAGTACAAATTATATCCCATTATTCTTTTCACATTAATTTTCTCTATAGCAATttcaaaaatgtctttctttaatGAAGAATTCTTTGTCGTGAACCAAATCAACCTGCTGCCAAATGAACCACAACATTGTAAACCCTGTTTggaagaaaaagaatgaaaagagaaaaaggtAAAAGgctgtgtatttgtattttttttttttcttttttttttttttgtgggaatatgttttgtttgaattgttgaatttaaaatcattaaattactCACTTTTCATAAAATTAACTTTCAGAATACAAATATGCACAAATATCAAAACAGCTCTATGCATTGACTGCCCAACACTTCCCTAATATTGTATAAACAGTTGCTAAAGTCACTCTGAAAATTCATCAGGATTGCCTTCATCACTTCaactcattcactttcattaattCTGGGAGGTGGAAACTGCTCTTGTGACTCTCCACCATTAGAAAGCAAACCGTTTGTCCTTATTACTCTCTATCCTGtaatatacactacttttcaaaagtttgggttcatatgatttttttttaattaatactttcatttatcAGTTTCAGATTgagtgcattaaactgatcaaaggacagtgaagacatttccaaagacaatacaaaaatattacttaCATACttccctaaacttttgaacattagtgtttATATCTTGTACATTTAGTATGCCAACTGAATCAcaacaatgtaaaatataaaatagaataattgtttcattatttatcGCCACACATCCAGGGCTGTTGCTCAGTGTTTCTACAAATTTATGAAAGTTTACTGTATAATGCCACTATGTTAAGTTACAAGAACAGTCTCTGTAGAGAAACCTAAGGTTATGTTCTGTGCTCAAGGGCACATACTAGTTATATTTCAAGCATCTCCTCATGCAACCTTTTTGTTACCAACCCAGATCTTAAGCTACTAAGCTTACATACCCAATATGCTAAAAATAAGCAGAGGGACTTGGACTGAGGGCTATATGAATCATTCTTTAAGGATAAACAGAAAATATCATTGTTGCAGAGTTAGTAGCTTAACAGGGTCAAAAGTGCCTAAATTAAGTACTTTATGATTACAAGTTTCATACaatactgaaatgaaaaatactgtatatgtactaTATAGCTCacactatgtgtgtgtatgtgtgtgtgtgtgtgtgagagagacagagagagagagagagagaatgtgatcATGCATCAACACCAGCCTGCAATAAAATAACGTCATGGCTAGTTCTACAGCAAGGTTACTGTGAGTGAAGGTCGGTCTTAGCACAACAGTGTGTGTGGAtctgtgtgtgttgatgtgtgtgagaaacagaacTAGACAGACTGAGGAAGATTTGTGTGCTCAGGCTGCATCTGttgagagagacagtgtgtgtgaggCAGAAGGGTGGAGATGTTTCGCTCTAAATGGCACACTCACGTGAGTCCCATGTGTAAAACTTCAAGGTGTTCTCATCAGGACACTCATATTGTGTGTTGTATGTCATATTAGTATGCTGCATGTGTGATCTCTCATCTCCTCTGTTCTTATCTGTCACTGTGATCAGATGTGTCTGAGTCTGTGCTAGTGTCTGGATTTCCGTGTGTgtatgtttctttatttaattgtCCACAGTGTACATATTAAAGTTTGCAAGTTCACAAAGAACTGATAAGAGAGCAGAGATAGTGATACACATATACAGACAGTCGTCCCAACACAAACTCTGATGGCCTTGATGCAGTATGCCCCAGTTATCATCAGCAGGGAACATATGCCCGCACACATACCCACATGTGAATGAATGTTAAAACATGAAAGGTGCTCCTGAATGGCCTACACagatattttcaatatttcagtACATTAATAAAGATGAAGTTTGTAATTGCGGTGCCACTCGCATTAgtaattttacttaaattgtgGCCACATTGTCTTAATTCATTCTCACAATGTATTAATTCTGtcctttgttttagttaaatcattGACACAATTTACCCTAATTAAAACAAAGGAGCAATTAGTAGTACAACGTGATTTgactaaaacaaatgaattaagtCATTTGAATGAATTCTTAATTTGGGGCCACAATATCTTTTCAACAGCATGTCATATCCAGGGCTCCATACATTAGCCAAAATATTGGGTGTTTTTGACTTCAACTTTGACAAAGCTTACAGTTTGGAAAGATTTGTCAAACTGAGTCAAGTCAAATACTTTTTGCTTCTCGTAGTGACCCTTGGATGGATTTCCTTTCTTTAACGCAGATGAAATGGATTagatgcaatatttgtcaaataaacaGTAGGGCTATCAATATAACATgttaattcagaaaaaaacaacacgttATAATGAAGGTATTTAACACACCCAGCCCAGCCCAGCCCTGTATGTCATCTTATGTTGCATGCAGTTGCTGACGAACATGATTCAAGACAATGACTAACTGTGTGATGTAGCCTAGAATGCTGTTATATGGCCCAGCATTCCAGATATGAGGGCAAACATGCTCCATATGGCCTTTTGTCTTATATGATATACTTTAGCAATATCGCTGTTATATGGCCCAGCATTCCAGATATGAGGGCAAACATGCTCCATATGGCCTTTTGtcaaataatcacaattacaaatgTGACTGTTTGAAGCAACAAAACCACTTTTTCATTCAGTACTCATTTTCTTCAAtgatttgtattatatattttagctttatcatatgagcaagagtgctgtttttgaacatcacaattacaaattttattttactattatttttttattatgtactctatataacatttttattacatgaaaAGAATGTTTACTGtcataaaaacatgtctgtgCAGCATCACATTAAGTTGAACACACTTGATTATTCTTTTTCAAACAGGCTACCCATCTGCCATTTATTCATACAAATCGATAGCTCCGCCTACAAATTCACATCATTGGTTGAACCAGAGTCAGGCTggtcaaaatgaaacaaaaaatgggAAAATAAGGAATGTAGGGAAAACAGGATtcgcttactttttttttcatattaaactgaaatatatatatttttttacaaaaatgttttaaaaacaaattacaaatttaagCTTAAAATGAGTAGCAGGTaatttagaaatgttaaatgcCTGCTTTACTTCCGCTTCTTACAGTAATTACTcagtattttattgtgttttgcacacgtgtctgcaTTTGTAAGATAGAGGGAGTTAGAAATGCAAAATAGCTCTGTGCTgttgaatgaaaaaagaaatctgatccttttttattctttttttcttccttccccTCTTCAATCCCGTCTCTATCTCTGCCTTTCCTTGATTCTTTCTGTCTCTTCTTTTCTCTACCCCAAAGGATCCTGCTGACAGTGGTGGTGATATTCCGGATCCTGATCGTGGGTATAGTGGGAGAGAAGGTGTATGAGGATGAACAGATTATGTTTATATGCAACACGCTGCAACCAGGTTGCAACCAGGCCTGCTACGATAAAGCCTTCCCCATCTCCCATATCCGTTACTGGGTTTTCCAGATCATCTTGGTGTGTACACCCAGCCTCTGTTTTATCACTTACTCAGTGCACCAGTCTGCCAAGCACAAAGATCGCAGTTACACCCTCCTGCACGGCCCGTACATCGACCACGGACACGGGCCGAGCCGCAAGCTCCGTAACATCAACGGCATCCTGGTGCACCCAGAAAGCAAACATGACAGCGACTGTCTGGATTTGAAAGACATTCCCAACATTCCACCGGGGGCCACATACTCCAAAAGTGCCAAGATCCGTCAGCAGGAGGGCATCTCCCGTTTCTATGTCATACAAGTGGTGTTTCGAAATGTTCTGGAAATCGGCTTTCTTGCCGGTCAGTACTTTCTGTATGGATTCAACGTTCCTGCCATGTTTGAGTGTGACCGCTACCCTTGCGTGAAGGAGGTCGAATGCTACGTGTCACGTCCCACGGAGAAGACAGTTTTCCTCGTGTTCATGTTCGCAGTTAGCGGGATCTGTGTGGTGCTAAATTTGGCTGAGGTCAACCATCTGGGCTGGCGGAAGATTAAGACGGCCATCCGTGGTGTCCAGGCTCGCAGAAAGTCCATTTGTGAGATCCGGAAAAAGGATGTGTCCCACCTTTCCTCAGTGCCCAACCTGGGCCGCACCCAGTCTAGCGAATCGGCCTATGTCTGACAGCGAATAGGGGAGGGGCTTAGACGAGGTTGGGAGTGGCTGATGAGGCGACGGCCACGCCCTGTGCTGCAGACTTGACACTGCATATTTTTTGCATAGTTTGGACAGGTGAGAGAGGGGTAGGGTGAAAACAAAAAAGGGAGGAATGGAGTAAATCAGATTTGGCATTCTAAACTTTATGGAGAATAAATCTGCTTTTTCAGACTTTAATGGTGAGCGCTGGGGAACAGAATGGGActcatacttaaagggatagttcaccaaaaaattttaattcgatgtttatctgcttacccccagggcatccgagatgtaggtgactttgtttcttcagaagaacacaaacaaagatttttaactcaaaccgttgcagtctgtcagtcatataattgAAGTGAGTGGGGatcacagctttgagagtcaaaaaaaacagCCAGCGGGTGAtgcatcttcttcttgctttacggcggatcacagacttaaaagtgcattaccaccacctatctctcaaatggaccattgacactctatctacaatctcaattaggggtgtcaatggtccatttgagagataggtggcagttatgcacttataagtctgcgatttttttgactctcaaagccatgattcccattcacttacattataagactgacagactgcaacggtttgagttaaaaatctttgtgttctactgaagaaacaaagtcacctacatcttggatgccctaggggtaagcagataaacatacaatttttgggtgaactatccctttaatatacacgtatacaccacacacacactcacacacatactgatatTCCTGAGCCTCGCTTAACAACAAAAGTCTTCCAACAGAAAAAGAGACATTTAAGAAACAAAACTGATTTAAGTTGCTTGATGTCAAAAGAGACTGAAAGATGGAGGGATAAAGCTAGAGAGCAGCTCAGCATGTGACTCAGaaacattgtaaaatatgaaaaatgttctCCAGGGTCAATGCTGAGACATCCCTCATGTTTTGAACAaccagaaagagaaaaaaaaggaggaCAAACAAAAGAGAATAAAACTGCACCTCAGCACAGACTCCTCTATGCCTCTCCcccattttctttctttagttttctctgtctctttctgcaTAGTTTTATAGATGTAGCTATTAAGTATACAAGGCTAGAAGAGAAAATGAACATTCATCTTCTGATAAACCTCCCCCACATTTGCTGTTGGGCCATAAGAGACTCTATCTTCGTGCAAAAATCAACATTGACACACCACAGTCCCCAGTCCAAATCCCGGAATTCCTCtgtaccccccacccccctcctccTCCCTTTCATTACTGTACATATCTTAGAATATCGATATTGCAGCATACATGTATTTCGCATACCGAAGTGTAGCTTttgccattatttaaaaaagacgTACACATTGAttgccaaaaagaaaaaagaaggaaaaaaaatgtagttgtttATCTGCATTTGTTGTGTAATGTACACAggaaaaattgtgattttatactATGGGCATTTCCATACTAAGGCATGTTATGATGCATCATTAGAATGGCTAGATAGTGTTACGAGCTGTGTATAGAATCAGACTGTTTCTTTTTTGCACCAAGTATTTTTTGAGGTGTATTCTGAAGCATGCGGGAGGAGATCTATAGCTCTATGGGAATGGCAGAAAGAGTCTATACTGAGTAAGGCTCCAATGcagcaataaaatataaagatatatataaattataaataaacatatgtcataaaaaataaattaataaactattaaagaaataaatgaaatataatggtGTAAAGATTCCCTTGTCACTTGTTTCTGTGCATGCGTGTGCAGATGTGTATTTCCATCTAAGCGGGCATGCTGTGCTGGAGGGTTTTTTTGTCCAGAATGCAATTGCAGGGATGACGGcagtgaaaacataaatcaaagaCTCTATCAAACCAATACACAGCACTGGATCACCTGCATAGATGTTCTCTGAATGATAgggataaagtgtgtgtgtgttttaccttgACCCAGTTGGAAAAGCATTCACTTAATAGGTTGACGCTAGGTTTCCATCCAAATGTTTGACATTTTCAGGTGAATTTCTGAAAATGAAGCAAAAGAGAATGTGCAACATTATGTGTTTTTATCAACTATACAGATTACTTGAAGAAGCTTCTCACTTGCCAGCTTTGTTGCGAGTATGAGCACAATCACATGCCCAAATAGTCTAAATGTCATTCAAATGTTTCCatcaatttaatgtgattttttgaGAACATCCACCTCAGTATACAACCACACATTTTGGGAGTTCATGCAAATATCAAGCTTTTATAGGATTTCTTAATTgagaatttgcataaaaaatggtTAGTGAGTGTGAGGCATGAATAGCCAAATTAATTTCTGATCTTGCCTAAAACATTACCAGTAAAGAGAGAAGCTGCTATATTAAGACattagaaatgaaatgaaaataagtgtAGATAAGACAATGTAATGGTTGCTAACTAATGAGGAATGAGTCAGAGCTGTTACACAAGCTAAGTATAGCTCCTATTGTCTGTGCTGCTGGCATGTCTCTTCATATGGAATATAAATGATCCTGTATTGCAACTATGTTTTATTCAGATAAGTGTCGTCTTCAAagttactttaaataattaatattgttaaataattgcTTGGAAATAGGTCTTCTAATATTTATAGTTTACTTGTATCGCAAGCCATCAGAATTCAAATTAAATTCTctgaattttaaaagacaaatattcacCTTATTCTTCAACGCATAAGTAAGCCTATGGCCGAGACTTCcagttcattagccgctataacgagaagaataacaacatgcagtaaactgtaagactgtttgcactacaaaccagtgtgttcataataaggataattaaaataatatggtaagacctatttaatgacatatttaatgttttgtacagctaaaaatagctggacgtgGATGAGACCATGAAGCCAAACCCATAAAAATTACGAATGGCACCCCCGCTCTTACGGGAAGAATAGTGTGGACTTTACATtgatatatgttgtttttatattgagtcaaacattttttttccagtcttTCCACTCCACCTAAATCTAACAAACttgaaactttctgcattttt encodes:
- the LOC109061764 gene encoding gap junction delta-2 protein-like translates to MGEWTILERLLEAAVQQHSTMIGRILLTVVVIFRILIVGIVGEKVYEDEQIMFICNTLQPGCNQACYDKAFPISHIRYWVFQIILVCTPSLCFITYSVHQSAKHKDRSYTLLHGPYIDHGHGPSRKLRNINGILVHPESKHDSDCLDLKDIPNIPPGATYSKSAKIRQQEGISRFYVIQVVFRNVLEIGFLAGQYFLYGFNVPAMFECDRYPCVKEVECYVSRPTEKTVFLVFMFAVSGICVVLNLAEVNHLGWRKIKTAIRGVQARRKSICEIRKKDVSHLSSVPNLGRTQSSESAYV